In Babesia microti strain RI chromosome IV, complete genome, the sequence CACCAGAAATGCGTATAATTGATGGGAAGCCTGGAAAAAAGGGTCCATTATgttcaaaattatatgttacGTCATCCGTTGCGATTTTAAGAAATCTTTCGCCatcaaatgaaataaaaggGACAACAAGTGCCCATAATATTGGTGAAACATTTTTTGCTCTACAAAACTCATctttattaaaaaatatgagCGTTTCATGATGAAAACTAGAGTCCTTAGGAATAGTTTTAGGCAGGGATTCACATGTCTTATTccaataatcaaaaaattctgTAAAAGGGGAACACACTGCGATTGTGTATATCCGTAATATAACAGAAAGAGCGATAGTTTTAGTTAACACCCTAAGAGTTGGGTCTAATCTAGTAATATACGTAAACAGAAACATGAAGCATAGATAAAATACGaataattcatatacaTTGTGGggtacatatatatatttatctatGTCACGGTACGATTATGAAGAAAATAAGAAGGTATATGTTggtaaaataaaattaaactCAGGGAATCTCAACCCGAATACAACTTCTGAGCAATTAGAAGGCATCTTTGCCAAGTTTGGCACAATCGCTACTATTTGGGTCGCACGTAGGCCTCCAGGATTCGCTTTTGTGGTATATTCGATCATAACATAGACATTCGAAGATCACAGAGATGCACATGACGCGGTTGAAGAACTTAACAGAACAGAATTTCAGGGAAATAGGTAGATACCTATTAATTTTAGCTTAAAAGTTGAATTGTCACGTGGACCAAAAAAAAGAAATTACGGCAGAAGAAATTCTGATTATCATAGTTCAAGACGTTCTATAAGTGGAAGTCCAAGgtataaataaatcttTCATACAGAAGGCTTCGTTCTAGAAGTGTGAACTATGGATCTGGAACAAACTACAGAGATAGAAAACACTATAGAGATTAAGCTTCATCGCACCATTTATTCTCTTCTCTAATCTGAATTGGAGTTTATTTAACCTGTCTTTCTTCCTCTGGAGTAAAATCATTTATGATGTTAAAATCCTTTCTGATTTGTTCTGGGGATTTCCCTTTTATAAGTGATGCTACTTTGGCGCAGCTTAATTCCAGAAGTGGCTTGATATCAAGAAAATTTTCAGCCTTAATTAATCGCTATGTACCAGAATTAGTTCAAATAGTGTTTCTTTGTCcaaatttatgaaattgttatcCCAGTCAGAAACGACCTATATTACACTTACATCTCACATCTGCTAAATTTGCAGTCCTGAGAGGTTGAGGTATTTCTATAGGCGGATTTTTAACATGATATTGGCAATattctacaattttttcaagtATCCTTGTCTTAACTTTGGGAATAGGTATGGCTTCATTAACATCTCCAGATTCTGAATATGAAATTACAAACCctcaaaaatatttcgaATTACACCAGAAAGTAACGCTGCTTCTCTGGAAACAACTACTTTGTCTCCCTCCGAACTAATTAATGTAACTATTTGAGATGCAGACATTTCACATATAAAATCAACCCTACAGATAATTATGGCCCAAGGGCATTAGGTTTATATTCAACTCCATAAATCAGAGGATAGGCaatacaataaatcaaGTTTAAAGCAGTTCTTGCAATTGCAAAAGATATAAATCGGCTCAAAGAAGCCAATCCAGCACATTCTTTTTCTTGTGGAAGAAAATCAATCCATAAGAGTGGAGGAAGATTTTTTTCTTGATCCATGAAGAAACCATTGTACCTCTTATAGATTTTCCCAAATATGAAATGAGGTAACATGTTATCTATAATAAGCAAAATAAAGTTTTTAATCCCTCCTATCGCAACATTCATATCAATTTGCCCATTATCCACCATTTGTTCAACATCATTATTGGATGAATTGTTACTATCCTAAATTAATCGATCAATTTAACCTCATTTTCGGCATAATTACTTCCAATTTTAGATCCATCATCTACTTTTCCATCACCACCCTTGGTTTttgttttatcatatttagAAATCAATTCAATTTCTACACcttcattatttaatttgtcCATATTGGTTACAACATCATCGACATCTTTCTCTACAATATTTCCCGGATTGTtagttttaaaatttttgtcatGAAACCTTTTCGTAAATTGTTTTACAATATCCCCAATTATTGAAACAAATGTTACAAGGACCAACAAATGAACTCCATGAGTAGAGTCGCACATATTGCTTATactatatatgataaatacaaaaaatctTATCCCTTTGGCGTAATAATGCTAGCACTTGCTGATTTTTGTACCTAAATTACCATGAATTTACTTGTTTATGAAGCTCCAATAGTTGAACGTTTAAACTACTCAATCTGCTGATCAACTGATCTTTGATGCTTTGTAATTTGGGCAAATCCTCAAAAGATTCCTTATCTTTTACTAACTGATTCTTCAATTCTTTTTTGGGAAGTGATAAAAGCCTAAATAGATTGTGATTTACATATGAGATACTTGCTTATAAACAGTGTTATTTTCTGATATTGAATCTAactaatattaatttaaactCACCGACTCAATCCCTGCTTCTAAACGTTTTAACTTGATACTCTTTTGTTTGATCTTATGCTGAAACCTGGCAATTTGCGTATTCAAATGTTCAATTTGATTCTGTATTTCTTGTATTTGTTGGAATTGCTAAATGAAATGAAAATTACCTGAAGTAAGGGGTCTTCGGTGGTCATTAGCATACACCACAAAGAAGGGTCGGgattaatattattcaatATACCATATATATGGCATCCACCCACTATCTATCTACAGCAAaagaattatatatagtgATATAGaaacaaaataaaatatcataattttaGAAGTCAACTGGAATGTATCAGATCACCTTAAGTTAgtcaattataaattaagAATGCTGTTTacataattcaaattaattactaaCACTGATCAATGCTAGTCCAGATCCATTCCATCATTTCTCAATTTTTTAGAGCCCTTTCTAATTTCCTTGATTTTAATCTTTTTAGTTGAAGCAGTTACTGTTTTTgattttatctaaatttaataagTTTTACCGGTATTTTTTGGGTTTGCTCCTGGCGATAAAAGAGAGATTTGTGTTTTTCAAGTTCCTTTTGAACAGGTAATGCATGTTTGGCTAGTGCCTTTTCCCTTAATCTTTTACGCATAACAATATTTCTAGCCACTTCAATACGATTAGTGCGTTTTATCGCttcaattgttttaatatacattaaaCGATCATATCTGATAGGCACATTTCTACGCTGTTCAGCTTCAAGTGATCCGTCCATGACCATTTCTTTACCAGCCGCTCGTCTAAAGGCTTTAGTCCATCGAATTTTACGAGGGTTATGTTTGGCTTTAAAGATTCTATGGCATTTGCTACGGCAGAAACGAAATACTTTGGCATCATTTCTAACAAAAACTATCCCGTGGCCTGGGTAAACTTGACTTGAACAAATCCAACATTTGTTAATTCTCATGTTATGCGTGGGGCATGCCAGAATGGTGCTTGatataaacattttcaGATGCCCGGAGGGGTTAAATGCCATCAAAAATTCGGAATATGCTAGAGGAAGAGATGATACCAATGTCAGATTGGTTGTGGAAGCAGACATTGAATGGAGGAAGGCTGATTTCGACTTATCACAACTTAAAAAGGATGTCAATTCACTAAACAAACAAATCGCAATTCTCAAGAAGCAAAATGCCCCTGAATCTGAAATATCCCCTTTAATTGCCAATTGCGAAACTAAAAGAAATgcaattatatcattaacTACAAATGAGCATAATACGAAAAAACTTCGggataatattttacaaaaaatagGAAATATAATATGCAAAACCGTTCCAATTGGAACTGATGAATCTAAAAATTCCGTAATTAGAACTTGGTTCCCTAATGGAGACCCTACTACAAAAACTAATACCAGAATCCTGCAACACCATGAAATActtaaaaaattagattCCCTGGATTTAAAGAAGGGCGCCGAAATAGCTGGTCATAGaggatattttttgaaagGATTTGGTTGTTTATTAAACAATGCACTAATAAGTTATGGcttatcatttttatcaaaaaagGGGTATATACCAATACGAACTCCTGTTTTAATGAAGAAAACGATTATGGCCGAATGTGCCGAGCTTAGTGATTTTGCAGAAACTTTATATTGTATCCCATCAAATCATGATGGGAATGTCGAAAATGATGAAAGAGaaaatttatatctaaTAGCAACTTCTGAACAACCTTTGACAGCTTTGCATAGGAATGAAACTTTGAATGGAAAAAAACTTCCTTTAAAATATGCAGGAATTTCACCATGTTTTAGAAAGGAAGCTGGGGCCCATGGCATAGATACACGGGGAATATTTAGAGTCCACAACTTTGATAAGGTAGAACAATTTTGCATAACTTCATGTGAAAATTCGGAAGAAATGCATCAAGAAATGATAAAAGTTTCTGAAGAATTTTACCAATCTCTCATGCTACCGTATAGAATAGTAAGCATTGTTGCAAGTGCCTTAAACAATGCTGCctcaaaaaaatatgatttGGAGGTATGGTTTCCAGgatacaataattatagaGAATTAGTTTCATGCTCCAATTGCACAGACTACCAATCTGTATCCGTTAAAACCAAATATACTACTTCTCAAggaactaaaaaatatgttcACATGCTGAATGGAACATTGGTAGCAACACAAAGATGCATCTGTGCAATTGtagaaaattttcaagATGAAAATGGAGTAAGAATACCACCAGTACTTGTTCCATACATGGGAGGAAGTGAATATATTCCATGGCAATCAATTTTAGATTAGTGTGGGGATGTATTTGTGCACGAATGTGTGACGGTTATACTGCTTCGGAGATATTTGGTAGTTCTCCTATCGGCTATACATACGATGATATCATCGTGATGCCAGGTTGAGTTAATTTTAGAATTAGGATATGTAGGATTCCCCAGCTCAGAGGTTAACATCAAAACTAATATAACCAAAAAAATTTCCCTCAACACTCCTATAGTCTCATCGCCAATGGTAATTTGGGTTATAAATAGGATACTATAACAGAAGCTAAAATGGCCATTGCTATGGCTTTGGTTGGgtaataaacatttatatatagcGGGCTAGGATTCATTCATAACAATTCTTCCATAGAAAAGACTGTGGCTGAAGTAAAGAAGGTGAAACGatttaaaaatggatttaTAACAGACCCATTTACTCTAAATCCTGATAATACATTGAATGAATTGTTAGATATTAAAGAAAAGTATGGATATACATCCTTTCCAATCACAGAGGATGGAGCAATTGGCTCTAAACTTTTAGGAATCGTAACTACTGGCGATTTCTCATTTGTAGAAGATAATACTTTGAAGATGAAAGATCTTATGACAACGGATTTAATAGTTGGAACTTCCCCTTTATCAATTGAGGAGGCTAATAAACTTTTATATGAGAGTAGGAAGGGTGTATTGCCAATAgttgatgataattataatctGGTGGCAATGATTTCTAGAAAAGATCTACATAAAAATTCCGAATTCCCCTTGATTACTAAGAATGAGAATAAACAGTTGAAAGTTGGAGTTGCCGTTAGCACCAGGTATTTGGAATTTAACTAGCCCCGGAGCCATAGATCGCGTTAAGAAGCTTATGGAAGCAAATCCTGATATCATTTGCATAGATTCTAGTCAAGGAAATACCATATATCAAATagaattgataaaaaatataaaacaGTTATACCCAGATGTGGATGTAAGATAGTGTCATATAGAGATTTTAGCTGGAAACGTAGTTACTTGTAAACAAgccaaaaatttgctaGAGGCTGGAGCAGATTGTTTAAGAGTAGGAATGGGATCTGGATCGATCTGTATAACCCAAGTAatgcatatttaaaaagAATGTAATTGGCGTTGGGAGAGGTCAAGGCGCAGCAGTTTATCATGTCtccaaatattgtaaagATTTCTGGAACAACACTCCAGTGATTGCAGATGGAGGAATTCGGAATTCGGGCGATATTGTAAAGGCATGTCCAAGTACTCAATTAGGCACTGACACTAGGAGCTAATGCTGTTATGGGAGGCAACTTAGTTTCTGGGACAAATGAAACACCTGGAGAATACTTTTTACATAAAGGGATCAGCGTTAAAAAATATAGGGGAATGGGAAGTATAGAGTCTTTTAAGGCATCTTTGGAAAATAATAAGGATGCTGGGGGAATTTCCAGATATTATGATACTGAATCAAAAATTCACATACCACAGGGAATTAGCGGATTTAGTCCAGATAGAGGCTCTGTTATAGACCTTATTATGCACATTAGAAAGGGTATTAAGGCAGGAATGCACGCAATTGGAGCAAAATCTATAGAAGACATACATCACATGCTTAGTAACGGAGATTTACGTTTTGAAATAAGgtaatattcaataaaatcAGATCAAATGCCGCTATAGAAGAAGGACGTCCACATTTACAGATGGATACTAAACtatgaattaattttttctaaaataGTTGTAGTGTAATATCACTAACCAATACGATCTGCACCATTGTACATATGTTGTGCTACACTGGTCTCGAATGTTTCCGCCAACGCGTAGTACTATCATTTACTTCATGCAAACGGATTGAAATATCATCAGAAAAGCCATTTCAACCTCATCATGAGTCCATTCTATCAATCCTATCAACTATAAGCTCTGGCGgcaaaacaaaattatctaGTTTAGAAGCTGGACAAAAATTGGAGCTAACTCCAGGCCCAATAAAAGGAggcaattatatattcaagTTACCTGCGTATAAAGAGCCTTTTTATTATCTGGAGCctttgatatttttggcaCCTATATCATCTGGACCCTTTAAGGTTGAATTAAAGGggataataaataaaggAGAGCCAAATAGATGGCAAAATCTATATTCAGATCCATTCGTTTCATCTTTATCGGTATATAATAAGATTTATCAATTGGTTGGAATAGTTGGGTCTGTCAAAGCAACCAAAAACTATTCCatcatttttgaatgtattCCTAAGCGAAAGTTCGAGCctatatcatatttatcaCCTTCTCCAATATCAAGAATTAGAGGATCGATTAAGgttatatcaatatcacCTGCAATCGCACACTTAGTAGCAAATCTAATAAAGACATATTTTTCACGCCTTTCTGACAACGTTTGGATTGTTGTTGACTGCCATAAAAGGAATGAACAAAGGCCTCAACCATTCTTAGGATTAAGCATGATTGCTGAAAATAAATGTGGAGTTACATTTACAGTTAATAGGTGCATAAGTCCCGAATGTGGGCTAGGGTCGATTGGcgaaattgaaaaaatcgCCAATCCAAGATCAATCGACAATAACGTTTCAATTAAAGATTTAGCAGAAGATATGGGGATTTCGGCTTCAAATAGACTTTTATctgaaataataattggAGGATGGGTTGATTCTGCGCATCAGCATTTacttttattttttatggCATTGGGTGGAGATCACAAATTAGGAAAGGTCAGTCTAAGATAATTTAGCTTATTGTCGGAAATTTGACAGGATACAGCGTTGCTTTTTTAAGGCATTTGTACGATTTTCTTAAAGTGCCATTTTCAATTACCCCATTcgaaaataaatttcaaGTATCGTGTATAGGATGTAACTACACTAACATTTTGtacaaaattgattaattatagTGCAGTTCCTCGCTccaaattttgtttgattTCCCTAGTATGCTTTGAGAAACTTCTTTCCAACTTCTCATTAAACACACGATTCCTATCACTAATATATGTAACATCAATAGCACCCTGGGAGCACATACGTCTCCTACTAAATTCACTCCTATTCTTAATTTGCTTGTTGAATGTATCAACAAGTGCACCAATAGCCTCTTCAGAAGGCTAAATATGTGTATTATTACCTTAAAATCGACTGTAGATACGGAGTTAACGTTGTAGAAATCATCTCTCAATTCAGTCTTTTGACGCTGATAATCGTCGATTCTAAAATGAATTTCATTTAATCtagataaaataaataatacctTTTCTTATGGGCTCTATAAAGAGCATCTTCATTGAACACATTCCATCCAAAGCTagcatttttaatttttttatcacGCCTCTCATATTGCGATTGTAAAACTGCAGCCGTTTTCTAAGTTAAGCAATAAATACCATTGAAAATGAACTAGAAGAATTAGTTTCATCTTTTTTTCTCAGTGTCATATCTTCTCCTTTTTTCACCCTCAAAACCTAAGTGAAAAAGTAATTTACTTCTTGATCGTTCAAATATGAACATTTCCTCAATCTTTGTAAAAGTTCGGATGGAATAGAGTTATTTTTGAGTTCGCAATCATCATTTCTTTCATCTTCAAATTCTATCGGTGAATGCTCTGGGTTCTCATCTGGAAATTGCTGCTCatccaaaatttcacaattgTTACTTTCTTCCCCTACCCTCTCGGACTTGACCCAATCATAGATAGCCTCCTTCACAATTTCCCTGCCTTGAGAAGCAGCAGTTTCAATGGTTTTCTTATCCTTATTATACAGCCCCTTAGAAACATCTTCATCATCCTGCGTATTCACGTGTTCTCGCAtcattttatcaataagCTTCCTCTGCTCCACTAAGGGTGTTTTTCCCCTCTCATTACCAAAAGATAGTATACCGCATGCtgatttataaataacttACATGATATAAGTATTCCAACTTTGGGCCTAAAAAAACTATCTACTGGGACATTTTCTATGGCTCTAACGACTTGCATCCCATCAACAACTCTGCCAAAAACCACATGTTTTTTGTCAAGAGATGCCATTCTGGAAAGTGTGACAATAAATTGGCTCGCATTGGTATTTCGGCCATTATTTGCCATTGATAAAAGTCCTGCACATGAATGACTCCTAGAAAAACTCTCATCATTGAATGTAGAACCATAAATACTTTTCCCACCATCTCCATTGTTAAATTCAAAATCTCCACTTTGCCAATAGGCACCTTTTACAACTCTAAATACTTTACATCCCAAGTATCCATATCCTTTATCGcctaaaaaaattatgattaaaaataaatggaCGAAGAACTAagaaatgtatataacaTGACATTCTCATATACTTACCCGAACAAAGAgttttgaaatttgtagATGTTATAGGGGTGTTATCATGGAATAGCTCAAATGTAATTCTACCGACTACAAGGTTCCCAATCTTTACATCTAAATATACTCGGGGATTGACCATTATGTGGCTGTGGTGTGATGTTGACTTTGCAAATTGGTCAATGTGGAAATCAAATAGGGGTAGAATTTTGGCGCCAACTATGTTTTGAACATGGAATTGGACCGGTAGgatgttatatattcagGATGGTATAACTTCTCAGCACACAGACTACTTAAAGACATTTTTCTATCAAACATGTAACGGGAATCTAGTCCCTAGGACTATTATGTTAGATTTAGAACCTAGAGTTATAAATGGGATCATGGTAAACATGTTATTTGATCTAGAGCTCGGAATACAAGGATCTTTTTAATccagaaaatatttatattgataaaaatggaGGAGGTTAACATTTTTTCATCAAGGTGCAGGAAATAATTGGGCCAAAGGCTATTCTTCAGCCAAAGATGTTAAGGAAGAGGTATTAGATATGATAGATCACGAACTGGATCTATCTGACAGATTCGATGGATTTTTGCTTACACATtcaattgtaattaattatcacaaTAAGGCAGGTGGAACTGGTAGTGGCATGGGAAGTTACATTTTGGAAATACTTAAGGAGCACTTCCCAAAAAAGTTAATCAACACATTTTCAGTCTTCCCATTATTAGATGAAAGCAGTGATGTAGTGGTTCAGCCTTATAATTCTATTCTCACTCTAGAACGTTTGGCTCTAGATGCTGATTCTGTTATAGTCTTGGATAATACTGCTCTTACTAGAATTGTGAAAGGGGATAAAAGCGCAATTGTGGAGAGCAATAAACTGgtaatttacacataaatGAAGATAGGAAACGTCATGAGTACAATAACTTCAACTTGTAGATTCCCAGGGCCTTTGGATAACGATCTTCTAGGCCTAATTAGTTCGTTAATACCAATACAAAAATGCCATTTTTTAGCAACTTCTTATACACCATTAGGCAGTTTCGATAGATCTTATCCTGAAAATATGATAagaaaattgttgaatCCTGAAAATATTATGGTATTGTTTAAGATGATTTAGCTTTCTAGTAAATTAAAAGAAGGATattatttggcaattttagatataattaGAGGCGGTTACAACTTGAAAACAGTGAGCAAGTGCTATTTCAACAATAAGTGTTATATTATCCCTCCAAATCGTTCCCCATGtcaacatttttaatactAGATTGAAAGAAGTTTAGATAAGATCAAAGGAAGGAGAAagattaattttgtaaagtGGAATCCTGCATCTATACAAGTTGCTTTATCTGAAAACTCACCATTTGTAAAACATCCTAATGGACTTATGGTATGTAATCATACAAGTATTAGAAAGGTatcaatttaacaattagATTATTGATATGTGTACTGGGCAATTCgatcaattatataagcGGAAGGCCTTTCTGGATAATTATAGGTAAtgcatattatataaagGAAGGAAAAGATATTTTCAAGTGTAGACGGCAAGGGTAACTTTGAAGAGATGGAAGAAGCTAGGTAATTTAAAGTTATATTAAGGGAGATATGCCAAATAGTTAGcgatgaatataaaaaatgtgaGAGAGAAAACTATTTTTCtagttaattttattttgtaCCGTGGGGCACCACTCTAGTATGGATCCCCTCCTTGATCCACTAGGGGATCgtgtaattaaaaatatagagCCTCCCCCTGCAAAGGTAAGTTTAAGCGCATTCAGGCACTTCATCGACACCTTTTATTCCCAAATGGCACCGAACTTCCTCCAGATTGGATCATTGTGAAGAACCATCTCTCTAAGGAAGGATTCATTGGAAAGGAAGATGctttgattattatagaAAAGACGAAACAAATTCTTTCAATTGAACCTAATTTATTGGATTTGAATGATCCAATCACTCTTGTTGGAGATATACATGGTCAGTATTATGATTTActcaaattatttgatatcgGAGGTTGTCCATCTAAAGTTCAATACCTATTTTTGGGAGATTATGTTGACAGAGGATCATTTAGTGTAGAAGTTGTCTTACTTCTGTACtctattaaaattaatttccCAAATACATTTTGGCTATTAAGAGGAAATCATGAAACCCGAAATATGACATCATTTTTTAactttaaaaatgaatgccttttaaaatttgatGAAGAAGTTTACGATAAATTTATGGAATCTTTCGATTACCTTCCAATATGCGCTATTGTAAATaagaatttttttgtattaCACGGTGGCATTTCACCAGAACTTATAACGCTTGACCAAATTAGAGATTTAGATAGAATAAAAGAACCTCCTAAGCACGGGCTTTTATGCGATTTACTTTGGGCTGACCCGTCTATTGAATTggattcaaattcatctaATGATGTAACGGCTAATGATTCATTTTATCCTAATCAAGTTAGAGGGTGTAGTTATACATTTGGATCTAAAGCTGTTGATAATTTTctagtaaataataaacTATTAGGGATCGTTAGGGCACATGAGGCGCAATTAGATGGATTTAAAATGCATAAAAAGAATTTGAAGACAGGCCTTCCAATGGtcattacaatattttcagCTCCAAATTATTGCGATgtatacaataataaaggAGCcttattaaaattacatgaaaatacattaaataTCCAACAGTTTTCTGCTTCCCCTCATCCATACCATTTGCCTAACTTCATGAATATATTCTCATGGTCACTGCCTTTTGTGTCAGAAAAAGTACTGGAAATGTTATATGGATTAATACAACAGCCTAAATGGGACCTTAAAACCTGGGCTAAGACTAGGAAGCAAAGAAACGGATTAGACGAACTACCTGCCGAAGCCAGGGAATTGGTTGAAGAAATACAACCAGAAACTATTCAACTTGATCCAATATTTTCCAAAGAAAGGGCCGAGGCTATTAGAGCCAAAGTTCAGACCATCGGACGTTTAATGAGACTGTTTAAGACTCTAAGAATGGAAAGTGAACTTGTAGTTCAATTAAAAGATTGTAACCCGGGGCATAGAATACCACTTGATCTTTTACTAAGCGGAAGACAGGGATTAGAGAATGCTCTCGAGAATTTTAATGCAGCTAAAACTATagatttaaaaaatgagTGCTGGCCTGAAAATAAAACTACTGAAGATTAGTTTAACCATTGTGAATGAATTCATCTATTTTCATCAAAGAATGCCATTAGACATGGATGCTGAGTTTATATGGTACTAACCTCGATAATACATTTGCCTTTCAATATATCACCCAAGCTAGAATCTAATTCGCACTTAAATTGTTCGATTTCATAATTTCCTTCAATCTCATTCATATTAGCGATTGATAGGAACACTGAGTATACCTTTTCGGGTTCTAATGATCCTTTAATAAGGAC encodes:
- a CDS encoding RNA-binding protein 1 (overlaps_old_locusTagID:BBM_III07550) — protein: MSRYDYEENKKVYVGNLNPNTTSEQLEGIFAKFGTIATIWVARRPPGFAFVTFEDHRDAHDAVEELNRTEFQGNSLKVELSRGPKKRNYGRRNSDYHSSRRSISGSPRRLRSRSVNYGSGTNYRDRKHYRD
- a CDS encoding S-phase kinase-associated protein 1 (overlaps_old_locusTagID:BBM_III07555); translated protein: MSASQIVTLISSEGDKVVVSREAALLSGVIRNIFEESGDVNEAIPIPKVKTRILEKIVEYCQYHVKNPPIEIPQPLRTANLADVVSDWDNNFINLDKETLFELILAENFLDIKPLLELSCAKVASLIKGKSPEQIRKDFNIINDFTPEEERQIREENKWCDEA
- a CDS encoding hypothetical protein (overlaps_old_locusTagID:BBM_III07560;~overlaps_old_locusTagID:BBM_III07565), with the protein product MCDSTHGVHLLVLVTFVSIIGDIVKQFTKRFHDKNFKTNNPGNIVEKDVDDVVTNMDKLNNEGVEIELISKYDKTKTKGGDGKVDDGSKIGSNYAENEDSNNSSNNDVEQMVDNGQIDMNVAIGGIKNFILLIIDNMLPHFIFGKIYKRYNGFFMDQEKNLPPLLWIDFLPQEKECAGLASLSRFISFAIARTALNLIYCIAYPLIYGVEYKPNALGP
- a CDS encoding conserved Plasmodium protein, unknown function (overlaps_old_locusTagID:BBM_III07570) produces the protein MTTEDPLLQQFQQIQEIQNQIEHLNTQIARFQHKIKQKSIKLKRLEAGIESLDSISENNTVYKQVSHMLLSLPKKELKNQLVKDKESFEDLPKLQSIKDQLISRLSSLNVQLLELHKQVQKSASASIITPKG
- a CDS encoding Probable ribosome biogenesis protein RLP24 (overlaps_old_locusTagID:BBM_III07575), yielding MRINKCWICSSQVYPGHGIVFVRNDAKVFRFCRSKCHRIFKAKHNPRKIRWTKAFRRAAGKEMVMDGSLEAEQRRNVPIRYDRLMYIKTIEAIKRTNRIEVARNIVMRKRLREKALAKHALPVQKELEKHKSLFYRQEQTQKIPIKSKTVTASTKKIKIKEIRKGSKKLRNDGMDLD
- a CDS encoding seryl-tRNA synthetase (overlaps_old_locusTagID:BBM_III07585), coding for MVLDINIFRCPEGLNAIKNSEYARGRDDTNVRLVVEADIEWRKADFDLSQLKKDVNSLNKQIAILKKQNAPESEISPLIANCETKRNAIISLTTNEHNTKKLRDNILQKIGNIICKTVPIGTDESKNSVIRTWFPNGDPTTKTNTRILQHHEILKKLDSLDLKKGAEIAGHRGYFLKGFGCLLNNALISYGLSFLSKKGYIPIRTPVLMKKTIMAECAELSDFAETLYCIPSNHDGNVENDERENLYLIATSEQPLTALHRNETLNGKKLPLKYAGISPCFRKEAGAHGIDTRGIFRVHNFDKVEQFCITSCENSEEMHQEMIKVSEEFYQSLMLPYRIVSIVASALNNAASKKYDLEVWFPGYNNYRELVSCSNCTDYQSVSVKTKYTTSQGTKKYVHMLNGTLVATQRCICAIVENFQDENGVRIPPVLVPYMGGSEYIPWQSILD
- a CDS encoding IMP dehydrogenase (overlaps_old_locusTagID:BBM_III07590), whose amino-acid sequence is MCDGYTASEIFGSSPIGYTYDDIIVMPGYVGFPSSEVNIKTNITKKISLNTPIVSSPMDTITEAKMAIAMALVGGLGFIHNNSSIEKTVAEVKKVKRFKNGFITDPFTLNPDNTLNELLDIKEKYGYTSFPITEDGAIGSKLLGIVTTGDFSFVEDNTLKMKDLMTTDLIVGTSPLSIEEANKLLYESRKGVLPIVDDNYNLVAMISRKDLHKNSEFPLITKNENKQLKVGVAVSTSPGAIDRVKKLMEANPDIICIDSSQGNTIYQIELIKNIKQLYPDVDILAGNVVTCKQAKNLLEAGADCLRVGMGSGSICITQNVIGVGRGQGAAVYHVSKYCKDFWNNTPVIADGGIRNSGDIALTLGANAVMGGNLVSGTNETPGEYFLHKGISVKKYRGMGSIESFKASLENNKDAGGISRYYDTESKIHIPQGISGFSPDRGSVIDLIMHIRKGIKAGMHAIGAKSIEDIHHMLSNGDLRFEIRSNAAIEEGRPHLQMDTKL
- a CDS encoding RCL1, RNA 3'-terminal phosphate cyclase-like protein (overlaps_old_locusTagID:BBM_III07595); this encodes MLCYTGLECFRQRVVLSFTSCKRIEISSEKPFQPHHESILSILSTISSGGKTKLSSLEAGQKLELTPGPIKGGNYIFKLPAYKEPFYYLEPLIFLAPISSGPFKVELKGIINKGEPNRWQNLYSDPFVSSLSVYNKIYQLVGIVGSVKATKNYSIIFECIPKRKFEPISYLSPSPISRIRGSIKVISISPAIAHLVANLIKTYFSRLSDNVWIVVDCHKRNEQRPQPFLGLSMIAENKCGVTFTVNRCISPECGLGSIGEIEKIANPRSIDNNVSIKDLAEDMGISASNRLLSEIIIGGWVDSAHQHLLLFFMALGGDHKLGKLIVGNLTGYSVAFLRHLYDFLKVPFSITPFENKFQVSCIGCNYTNILYKID